In Aedes albopictus strain Foshan chromosome 3, AalbF5, whole genome shotgun sequence, the following are encoded in one genomic region:
- the LOC134289924 gene encoding serine-enriched protein isoform X4 yields MPEVLPLSGMADAEPDLSTFENKSGLAEDMKFLASMPELCDVTFLVGETREPVCAVKAVLAARSRVFQKMLYQAPSPQRKKEPPPRENKLRLFLKRSSEPLLNLQNAAQQPPGQQHQTLIIEEFEPDVFRQLIEYIHTGCVTLQPRTLLGVMNAADYYGLEELRRACGGFVQCCINVDTVCALLASAERYIQYKCTKSLVQKVLEFVDEHGNEVLNLGSFTLLPQHVVRLILAREELRADEFTKFQAALMWSKKYCDSNQNTPLKEVIGNFLEYIQFHKIPANVLMREVHPLGIVPYSIIMNALAFQTQEVWTPESSLPTPVE; encoded by the exons ATGCCTGAAGTGTTGCCACTTTCTGGCATGGCTGATGCCGAGCCGGACCTGTCCACGTTCGAGAACAAATCGGGTCTGGCTGAGGACATGAAGTTCCTTGCCTCGATGCCGGAACTGTGCGATGTTACGTTCCTGGTCGGAGAAACCCGGGAGCCGGTTTGTGCTGTAAAGGCCGTTCTGGCAGCACGGTCACGCGTTTTCCAGAAGATGCTGTACCAGGCACCGTCACCGCAGAGGAAAAAGGAACCACCTCCGAGGGAGAACAAATTGAGGTTATTTTTGAAACGATCTTCGGAACCACTGCTGAATCTGCAGAATGCGGCCCAACAG CCGCCGGGCCAGCAGCATCAGACACTCATCATCGAGGAGTTCGAACCGGATGTGTTCCGTCAGCTGATCGAGTACATCCACACGGGGTGTGTGACGTTGCAGCCTCGCACCCTTCTGGGCGTAATGAATGCGGCCGACTACTATGGGCTGGAGGAGTTGCGGCGCGCCTGCGGTGGATTTGTGCAGTGCTGCATCAACGTTGACACGGTTTGCGCACTGTTGGCTTCGGCCGAGCGATATATTCAGTACAAGTGTACCAAGAGCTTGGTGCAGAAG GTTCTGGAGTTCGTAGATGAACACGGGAATGAAGTTTTGAACTTGGGTAGCTTCACGCTGCTGCCGCAGCACGTGGTACGCTTGATCTTGGCGCGTGAGGAACTCCGCGCGGATGAGTTTACCAAGTTTCAAGCTGCACTGATGTGGAGTAAGAAGTACTGCGACTCAAATCAGAACACTCCGCTGAAGGAAGTCATCGGAAACTTTTTGGAGTACATCCAGTTCCACAAGATACCGGCTAATGTGCTGATGCGAGAGGTTCATCCGTTGGGAATCGTTCCGTATTCGATCATCATGAATGCGctggcgtttcag ACCCAAGAAGTGTGGACCCCGGAAAGCTCTCTCCCAACTCCAGTCGAGTAA
- the LOC134289924 gene encoding serine-enriched protein isoform X3: MPEVLPLSGMADAEPDLSTFENKSGLAEDMKFLASMPELCDVTFLVGETREPVCAVKAVLAARSRVFQKMLYQAPSPQRKKEPPPRENKLRLFLKRSSEPLLNLQNAAQQRSGFNQQLAPIAEPPGQQHQTLIIEEFEPDVFRQLIEYIHTGCVTLQPRTLLGVMNAADYYGLEELRRACGGFVQCCINVDTVCALLASAERYIQYKCTKSLVQKVLEFVDEHGNEVLNLGSFTLLPQHVVRLILAREELRADEFTKFQAALMWSKKYCDSNQNTPLKEVIGNFLEYIQFHKIPANVLMREVHPLGIVPYSIIMNALAFQTQEVWTPESSLPTPVE, from the exons ATGCCTGAAGTGTTGCCACTTTCTGGCATGGCTGATGCCGAGCCGGACCTGTCCACGTTCGAGAACAAATCGGGTCTGGCTGAGGACATGAAGTTCCTTGCCTCGATGCCGGAACTGTGCGATGTTACGTTCCTGGTCGGAGAAACCCGGGAGCCGGTTTGTGCTGTAAAGGCCGTTCTGGCAGCACGGTCACGCGTTTTCCAGAAGATGCTGTACCAGGCACCGTCACCGCAGAGGAAAAAGGAACCACCTCCGAGGGAGAACAAATTGAGGTTATTTTTGAAACGATCTTCGGAACCACTGCTGAATCTGCAGAATGCGGCCCAACAG CGAAGCGGCTTCAATCAGCAGCTGGCGCCAATCGCCGAG CCGCCGGGCCAGCAGCATCAGACACTCATCATCGAGGAGTTCGAACCGGATGTGTTCCGTCAGCTGATCGAGTACATCCACACGGGGTGTGTGACGTTGCAGCCTCGCACCCTTCTGGGCGTAATGAATGCGGCCGACTACTATGGGCTGGAGGAGTTGCGGCGCGCCTGCGGTGGATTTGTGCAGTGCTGCATCAACGTTGACACGGTTTGCGCACTGTTGGCTTCGGCCGAGCGATATATTCAGTACAAGTGTACCAAGAGCTTGGTGCAGAAG GTTCTGGAGTTCGTAGATGAACACGGGAATGAAGTTTTGAACTTGGGTAGCTTCACGCTGCTGCCGCAGCACGTGGTACGCTTGATCTTGGCGCGTGAGGAACTCCGCGCGGATGAGTTTACCAAGTTTCAAGCTGCACTGATGTGGAGTAAGAAGTACTGCGACTCAAATCAGAACACTCCGCTGAAGGAAGTCATCGGAAACTTTTTGGAGTACATCCAGTTCCACAAGATACCGGCTAATGTGCTGATGCGAGAGGTTCATCCGTTGGGAATCGTTCCGTATTCGATCATCATGAATGCGctggcgtttcag ACCCAAGAAGTGTGGACCCCGGAAAGCTCTCTCCCAACTCCAGTCGAGTAA
- the LOC134289924 gene encoding serine-enriched protein isoform X2, protein MPEVLPLSGMADAEPDLSTFENKSGLAEDMKFLASMPELCDVTFLVGETREPVCAVKAVLAARSRVFQKMLYQAPSPQRKKEPPPRENKLRLFLKRSSEPLLNLQNAAQQPPGQQHQTLIIEEFEPDVFRQLIEYIHTGCVTLQPRTLLGVMNAADYYGLEELRRACGGFVQCCINVDTVCALLASAERYIQYKCTKSLVQKVLEFVDEHGNEVLNLGSFTLLPQHVVRLILAREELRADEFTKFQAALMWSKKYCDSNQNTPLKEVIGNFLEYIQFHKIPANVLMREVHPLGIVPYSIIMNALAFQADPRSVDPGKLSPNSSRVRRARQSHGRSMSVQSSLDPYGSNTTLSSSGSSDPASGPPHSN, encoded by the exons ATGCCTGAAGTGTTGCCACTTTCTGGCATGGCTGATGCCGAGCCGGACCTGTCCACGTTCGAGAACAAATCGGGTCTGGCTGAGGACATGAAGTTCCTTGCCTCGATGCCGGAACTGTGCGATGTTACGTTCCTGGTCGGAGAAACCCGGGAGCCGGTTTGTGCTGTAAAGGCCGTTCTGGCAGCACGGTCACGCGTTTTCCAGAAGATGCTGTACCAGGCACCGTCACCGCAGAGGAAAAAGGAACCACCTCCGAGGGAGAACAAATTGAGGTTATTTTTGAAACGATCTTCGGAACCACTGCTGAATCTGCAGAATGCGGCCCAACAG CCGCCGGGCCAGCAGCATCAGACACTCATCATCGAGGAGTTCGAACCGGATGTGTTCCGTCAGCTGATCGAGTACATCCACACGGGGTGTGTGACGTTGCAGCCTCGCACCCTTCTGGGCGTAATGAATGCGGCCGACTACTATGGGCTGGAGGAGTTGCGGCGCGCCTGCGGTGGATTTGTGCAGTGCTGCATCAACGTTGACACGGTTTGCGCACTGTTGGCTTCGGCCGAGCGATATATTCAGTACAAGTGTACCAAGAGCTTGGTGCAGAAG GTTCTGGAGTTCGTAGATGAACACGGGAATGAAGTTTTGAACTTGGGTAGCTTCACGCTGCTGCCGCAGCACGTGGTACGCTTGATCTTGGCGCGTGAGGAACTCCGCGCGGATGAGTTTACCAAGTTTCAAGCTGCACTGATGTGGAGTAAGAAGTACTGCGACTCAAATCAGAACACTCCGCTGAAGGAAGTCATCGGAAACTTTTTGGAGTACATCCAGTTCCACAAGATACCGGCTAATGTGCTGATGCGAGAGGTTCATCCGTTGGGAATCGTTCCGTATTCGATCATCATGAATGCGctggcgtttcag GCAGACCCAAGAAGTGTGGACCCCGGAAAGCTCTCTCCCAACTCCAGTCGAGTAAGGAGGGCACGTCAGTCACATGGTCGTTCGATGTCCGTACAAAGTTCGTTGGATCCGTACGGTTCCAACACTACGCTTAGTTCTAGTGGCAGCAGTGATCCAGCTAGTGGACCACCTCATAGCAACTAA
- the LOC134291084 gene encoding serine-enriched protein-like, producing the protein RLNGPSSPTHPESSRSHHSKSLPKIRKAKSQSFRTRRSPSERRSHGSSSPWNFEQRKSPVNSLQQQIQQHIPRSPGSASAHLEHRSSISSQKSPALSRQGTLRSSHRRKSSLGASLNLNQGRRSPNSMLNDRSPQGRKSPNLLITDQMYTQSFQVHLDRKSPTAMSFSGRRSPSGLRSPSGLRSPSGLRSPSGLRSPSGLRSPSGLCSPSGRRSPLGFNLQSEYSNLLQGQSDRFSPNSLSSHSAQDRRSPTTHIPSSERSRSPIGFQSRYGGSFYGDRSARTSPTALSSIPPITISNPSETYEIVQKSMESERSPLKPDAPAIPLSTSSQKLAGATTPGSASSSTTAPEKKEKTSVMKEILAFVRKPSKKVTTRTSKFAAAFSRADSNTGAPLLRQSTFSSIQNSSSCAGRNAITKQMSEIGFEPIMTSLKLKGMGSKISLKSLRKFSGDKKDKKSSGDEISDVESSDGGKITGEASNVAEVPFELDNVKFEKVGESYIKHDQITEEESPRGSQESEEADDGRLKITPVSEIKKSLEALFTRQEPIDEAAEDGRKDSDAVQCPTFEIEPPSRRASFDPPRSPYLENLRSLSDTDHEGTHNSRLDSGGDSFELIDTTDRRGESSVSDRHSSMDTSFDISRYQSTSYEDQNSSFELVELDNSQRTSARDDKTSPFDIRKSSIELVDAETFQRSYPEGRKSSLETHFDLAEGYQQTSPRSAFTVIPKARKQISEPGRNRDHKVSMKTHYSAPHRAKSPLSNQTSSNYSSRDSYDSMFDSSALFELRSPFSERDSRQHFPLPRKSSNESSSRFLCTDKRCASIFEPRPARLSSTHLDTSSGSEFEPPSPRRAASASPKHTFTFRIVLKKVDSSPDAICPSAERRIARDKLEKNKRRDSRRKKLLEIGKSF; encoded by the coding sequence AGGCTAAACGGCCCCTCCTCTCCAACTCATCCGGAGTCATCCAGATCCCACCATTCAAAATCTCTCCCAAAGATACGAAAAGCCAAGTCCCAGAGTTTCCGTACTCGACGCAGTCCATCGGAGCGTAGAAGTCACGGATCATCCTCACCGTGGAACTTCGAACAACGCAAAAGTCCAGTAAACAGTTTGCAGCAGCAGATTCAGCAGCACATACCCAGATCACCCGGGAGTGCTTCGGCTCACCTCGAGCATCGGAGTTCGATCAGTTCGCAGAAAAGTCCTGCGTTATCGCGACAGGGTACCCTGCGATCATCCCATCGTCGAAAGAGTAGTCTGGGTGCGTCTCTGAATCTGAACCAGGGACGGCGTAGTCCCAACAGCATGCTAAACGACCGTAGTCCTCAGGGACGCAAAAGTCCTAACTTACTCATAACCGACCAAATGTACACGCAAAGCTTCCAGGTTCATCTGGACCGCAAGTCTCCAACTGCCATGTCCTTTTCCGGTCGACGCAGCCCATCGGGTCTACGAAGCCCGTCCGGATTACGTAGCCCGTCCGGGTTGCGAAGTCCTTCCGGGTTGCGTAGTCCGTCGGGACTTCGAAGTCCATCCGGTCTCTGCAGTCCTTCCGGGCGTCGCAGTCCCCTAGgtttcaatctacaatctgaataTTCTAACTTGCTGCAGGGTCAGTCGGATCGGTTCAGTCCGAACTCCCTCAGCAGTCACTCAGCTCAGGATCGTCGAAGCCCCACCACGCACATCCCATCCAGTGAACGCAGCCGAAGCCCCATCGGCTTCCAGTCCCGATACGGCGGGAGCTTCTACGGGGATCGCTCGGCACGTACAAGCCCAACAGCACTTTCCAGTATCCCTCCGATTACCATCTCGAATCCATCGGAAACCTACGAGATCGTTCAGAAGTCGATGGAATCGGAGCGTAGTCCGCTGAAACCGGACGCTCCAGCAATACCGTTGTCTACCTCTTCCCAAAAGCTAGCTGGAGCCACGACTCCCGGTTCGGCCAGTTCCAGCACAACGGCTCCGGAAAAGAAAGAAAAGACGAGCGTCATGAAGGAAATCCTGGCATTCGTGCGGAAACCTTCGAAGAAGGTTACCACTAGGACGAGCAAGTTTGCGGCggccttctcgagagccgattcCAACACGGGAGCGCCTCTGCTGCGGCAGAGTACCTTTTCCAGCATTCAGAACTCATCAAGTTGCGCTGGTCGCAACGCAATCACGAAGCAGATGTCTGAGATCGGATTCGAGCCGATCATGACTTCACTGAAACTGAAGGGGATGGGGTCGAAGATCTCGCTGAAATCGTTGAGGAAGTTTAGCGGTGATAAGAAGGACAAGAAGTCCAGTGGCGACGAGATCAGTGACGTTGAAAGCAGCGACGGCGGCAAGATAACGGGTGAAGCAAGCAACGTTGCGGAAGTTCCATTCGAGCTGGATAATGTCAAGTTTGAGAAGGTTGGAGAATCGTACATCAAGCACGATCAGATCACAGAGGAGGAGAGTCCGCGAGGATCGCAGGAAAGTGAAGAGGCGGATGATGGAAGATTGAAGATCACTCCGGTCAGCGAGATTAAGAAGTCTTTGGAAGCTCTGTTCACAAGACAGGAACCGATCGATGAAGCGGCAGAAGATGGGCGGAAGGATTCCGATGCGGTGCAATGCCCCACATTTGAGATCGAGCCACCTTCAAGACGAGCGTCGTTTGACCCTCCACGATCGCCATATCTGGAGAATTTGAGAAGCCTGAGTGATACAGACCACGAAGGGACTCACAACAGCCGGCTGGATTCCGGAGGTGATAGCTTCGAACTAATTGATACGACAGATCGTCGCGGAGAGAGTAGCGTGAGTGATCGCCACTCATCGATGGATACCAGTTTCGACATCAGTCGGTATCAGAGCACTAGCTATGAAGATCAGAACTCGAGCTTTGAGCTAGTGGAACTTGACAACTCTCAACGAACATCAGCGAGAGACGATAAGACCTCTCCGTTCGACATTAGGAAATCTTCGATCGAGTTGGTTGACGCGGAAACATTCCAGCGATCGTATCCGGAAGGTCGGAAATCCTCTTTGGAGACTCATTTCGACTTGGCAGAAGGATATCAACAGACTAGTCCCCGAAGTGCATTTACAGTCATCCCTAAGGCCCGCAAGCAGATTTCCGAACCAGGTCGAAACCGTGATCACAAAGTCAGTATGAAAACTCACTACTCCGCTCCACATCGTGCAAAGTCGCCCCTCTCGAACCAAACATCGTCCAACTACAGCTCCAGGGACAGCTACGACTCAATGTTCGATTCGTCGGCTCTCTTCGAGTTGCGCAGCCCGTTCTCCGAACGGGACTCGAGACAGCACTTCCCACTGCCCCGCAAGTCCTCCAACGAATCCTCGTCGCGCTTCCTCTGTACCGATAAACGTTGTGCCTCAATCTTCGAACCTCGCCCGGCTCGTCTTTCCTCGACGCACCTGGACACGTCCAGCGGGAGCGAGTTCGAGCCTCCGTCTCCTCGGCGAGCAGCCAGCGCCTCACCGAAGCATACCTTCACCTTCCGGATCGTGCTGAAAAAGGTGGACAGCTCGCCGGATGCCATTTGTCCCTCGGCTGAGCGCCGGATTGCACGGGACAAGCTGGAGAAGAACAAGCGACGCGACAGCCGCCGCAAGAAGCTACTGGAAATCGGGAAGAGTTTCTAA
- the LOC134289924 gene encoding serine-enriched protein isoform X1, with protein MPEVLPLSGMADAEPDLSTFENKSGLAEDMKFLASMPELCDVTFLVGETREPVCAVKAVLAARSRVFQKMLYQAPSPQRKKEPPPRENKLRLFLKRSSEPLLNLQNAAQQRSGFNQQLAPIAEPPGQQHQTLIIEEFEPDVFRQLIEYIHTGCVTLQPRTLLGVMNAADYYGLEELRRACGGFVQCCINVDTVCALLASAERYIQYKCTKSLVQKVLEFVDEHGNEVLNLGSFTLLPQHVVRLILAREELRADEFTKFQAALMWSKKYCDSNQNTPLKEVIGNFLEYIQFHKIPANVLMREVHPLGIVPYSIIMNALAFQADPRSVDPGKLSPNSSRVRRARQSHGRSMSVQSSLDPYGSNTTLSSSGSSDPASGPPHSN; from the exons ATGCCTGAAGTGTTGCCACTTTCTGGCATGGCTGATGCCGAGCCGGACCTGTCCACGTTCGAGAACAAATCGGGTCTGGCTGAGGACATGAAGTTCCTTGCCTCGATGCCGGAACTGTGCGATGTTACGTTCCTGGTCGGAGAAACCCGGGAGCCGGTTTGTGCTGTAAAGGCCGTTCTGGCAGCACGGTCACGCGTTTTCCAGAAGATGCTGTACCAGGCACCGTCACCGCAGAGGAAAAAGGAACCACCTCCGAGGGAGAACAAATTGAGGTTATTTTTGAAACGATCTTCGGAACCACTGCTGAATCTGCAGAATGCGGCCCAACAG CGAAGCGGCTTCAATCAGCAGCTGGCGCCAATCGCCGAG CCGCCGGGCCAGCAGCATCAGACACTCATCATCGAGGAGTTCGAACCGGATGTGTTCCGTCAGCTGATCGAGTACATCCACACGGGGTGTGTGACGTTGCAGCCTCGCACCCTTCTGGGCGTAATGAATGCGGCCGACTACTATGGGCTGGAGGAGTTGCGGCGCGCCTGCGGTGGATTTGTGCAGTGCTGCATCAACGTTGACACGGTTTGCGCACTGTTGGCTTCGGCCGAGCGATATATTCAGTACAAGTGTACCAAGAGCTTGGTGCAGAAG GTTCTGGAGTTCGTAGATGAACACGGGAATGAAGTTTTGAACTTGGGTAGCTTCACGCTGCTGCCGCAGCACGTGGTACGCTTGATCTTGGCGCGTGAGGAACTCCGCGCGGATGAGTTTACCAAGTTTCAAGCTGCACTGATGTGGAGTAAGAAGTACTGCGACTCAAATCAGAACACTCCGCTGAAGGAAGTCATCGGAAACTTTTTGGAGTACATCCAGTTCCACAAGATACCGGCTAATGTGCTGATGCGAGAGGTTCATCCGTTGGGAATCGTTCCGTATTCGATCATCATGAATGCGctggcgtttcag GCAGACCCAAGAAGTGTGGACCCCGGAAAGCTCTCTCCCAACTCCAGTCGAGTAAGGAGGGCACGTCAGTCACATGGTCGTTCGATGTCCGTACAAAGTTCGTTGGATCCGTACGGTTCCAACACTACGCTTAGTTCTAGTGGCAGCAGTGATCCAGCTAGTGGACCACCTCATAGCAACTAA